One Ananas comosus cultivar F153 linkage group 23, ASM154086v1, whole genome shotgun sequence genomic window carries:
- the LOC109728248 gene encoding 50S ribosomal protein L3, chloroplastic has protein sequence MAAASLSLSLSLSLSWSPSSLRSSFSSSSSCCCCSPLSVRLPGVNNIRSREGRTVAVRVATRSSMEAGVGVMGTKLGMMTYFEPEGGAAVPVTVVGFREGNVVTQLKTAATDGYDAVQIGYRRVRDTKLTRPELGHLRKAGAAPMRHLQEFRLRSLDGLEPGQALVLDHLFKEGDLVDVSGNSIGKGFQGGIKRHNFRRGPMTHGSKSHRALGSIGAGTTPGRVYKGKKMPGRLGGTKTKIRKLKIVKIDSELRVVMIKGSVPGKPGNLLRIAPAKIVGKNIPKS, from the exons ATGGCGGCGGCATCCCTATCCTTGTCCTTGTCCTTGTCCTTGTCCTGGTCCCCGTCCTCCCTCCGCTCctcattctcctcctcctcctcctgctgtTGCTGCTCTCCTCTCTCCGTGCGGTTACCCGGCGTAAACAACATTCGGAGCCGAGAGGGGCGGACGGTGGCGGTGCGGGTGGCGACGCGGAGCAGCATGGAGGCGGGGGTGGGGGTGATGGGCACGAAGCTGGGGATGATGACCTACTTCGAGCcggagggcggcgcggcggTGCCCGTCACCGTCGTCGGCTTCCGCGAGGGCAACGTCGTCACCCAGCTCAAGACCGCCGCCACCGACGGCTACGACGCCGTCCAGATCGGCTACCGCCGCGTCCGCGACACCAAGCTCACCCGCCCCGAGCTCGGCCACCTCCGCAAGGCCGGCGCCGCCCCCATGCGCCACCTCCAGGAGTTCCGCCTCCGCTCCCTCGACGGCCTCGAGCCCGGCCAGGCCCTCGTCCTCGACCACCTCTTCAAGGAGGGCGACCTCGTCGACGTCTCCGGCAACTCCATCGGCAAAGGCTTCCAAG GTGGAATAAAGAGACATAATTTTCGACGTGGACCGATGACCCACGGGTCTAAGAGTCACAGGGCTTTGGGTTCTATTGGAGCAGGAACAACTCCCGGACGTGTATACAAGGGAAAGAAGATGCCCGGGAGATTGGGAGgaaccaaaaccaaaattcGGAAGTTGAAGATCGTTAAGATAGATAGTGAACTACGAGTTGTTATGATTAAAGGGTCTGTGCCTGGGAAGCCTGGGAACCTTCTCCGCATCGCGCCTGCCAAGATTGTTGGGAAGAATATACCTAAAAGTTAG
- the LOC109727976 gene encoding cellular nucleic acid-binding protein-like → MILDAAAGEARQERKAFKESGVKKRPRGGSGKQSSSKKAPKYQKRRSVSQGPMRCVICGGGHRAGKSRDRAGRCFKCGRAGHMARQCAEGVPPAPSVASAPEIQQLFGGVPSATAVSTRCVICGGSHQARRCVLRKGRCFRCGQSGH, encoded by the coding sequence ATGATACTCGATGCGGCAGCTGGGGAAGCGAGACAGGAACGCAAGGCGTTCAAGGAGAGTGGAGTGAAGAAACGGCCTCGTGGTGGTTCGGGGAAACAGTCTAGTTCCAAAAAGGCCCCGAAGTACCAAAAGCGGCGGTCCGTTAGCCAAGGACCTATGcggtgcgtgatctgtggtggagGACATCGCGCCGGAAAATCTAGGGATCGGGCGGGgcggtgcttcaagtgtggtcgAGCAGGACATATGGCCCGTCAGTGCGCGGAAGGAGTGCCACCTGCCCCGTCAGTTGCATCTGCCCCAGAGATTCAGCAACTGTTTGGTGGAGTCCCGTCTGCTACCGCCGTATCTACGcggtgtgtgatttgtggaggatCCCACCAGGCGCGGCGATGTGTGCTGCGAAAAGGAAGGTGTTTTCGTTGTGGGCAGTCTGGCCACTGA